gcaaactgattgaaaaattcctcataatacatatgaggggCGACAACCCTAGTATATTTAACTAGGGTGCGTCAGTCCCCTCTCTTATTATGACTTGTGTTATATTAATTCAATTAGTATTCTTCTATCTCTCCTTATAAATAGGTGATATTGGTATAGCTAAAAAAATACAACTTTTAGATATtgttattttatttgaaaatagtgagaatttattttctaattataaattctattttctttgaATAACAATTCTATCGGTTTCTATTGAGAGAGTATTATTTTCCTACTTAAAGTAAGAAATTGCTTTCGATTCTGTGTTTGATTCGTGATTGTTCAAGCCCACACTTGAAGCAATTTGTGATATAAGAATAGTAGAGAAGGTCGTTCAATTGAAAGTCGAGAATATCTAGGATTTGTCTCGCACAAAGTATAGGTACTTTTCAGGAaaaagtttattactataaatatcacaaaccgacttgatttttaaatttttaattttcctttGTGACAAAATCGTTTTTACACTGGAATTTTTTCCAACAAAGACTTTATAGTCAAATGGCCAAGACTATACGTTTTCAAACATTTAAACCTCACCTAATTGTACCTGAACATACCCAAATCTACACCAATACAAAAACACCAATTTAACATATGTAAACACAATCAAATAGCATTAAATTATAGTATCCAAGACATTAAGACTTAATCTACTAATTTACATGTTCAAACTTGCATAAACAAGCATAGATAATCACACTTCAAGTGATGAAACTTAACCTTAAAACCTTTATAGGTCATAATGCCCCAAGACTcaaaacacacacatatatatatatatatatatatatatatatatacaaactgaTCGCGATGTCTTTTGAGTTGAGTTTAGAGAAATTGGATGCTTGAGCTCAAATCTACTAAAGCTCTTTTCTTGCTTATGAAACAAACAAAACCCTTTGTTGAGATATAATGCTCAATAATACTAACATGATTCAAAACAATATTCAATTAtaaccaaaataaacttatacaTGAAATTCTACTATAACATAAATCATGTTTACATTTCTTGTCTCATGCTTTAATATCGCATATCAACATTCAGATTCATCTATAATCTCATCTCAATTACATATAAATTCATATGAATAATTccacttttttattttataaccatATCAATACTCAAGGTTCGTGGTAATCGTATCGCATGATGTTTTACTTGCTATTATCTTTACCCGTGCTATAATGTTCATATACAAGTTCAAAACCAGCACGCAACTATATCTATCTATTTCAAGTGAGTTTCAAATAAGAATATTTTCGTATTTGATATTTGTTTTGTTGCTGTTAGATTATAAAAAATCACCCCAAATATAGGTATCAAAATTGAAAACCCCAAAAAAGGAAGACCCATTTTggcaaagtcaaaatatttttttgaaaattctcCATTTGTCCATTATAAACACACTAATTTCCAAATTTCCCTATTCTTAGAATCTAAATGTAACCTCGCCAGCTCCATCATTCAATTCAACCTCTCAAAAGAATTCACATACTCTCTCTTACCCCCAACTATGGCTACACCAGCCTCTCCTCAATCCAAAATTaacccaaagaaaaaaaaaaaaacaaccccCCAAAGAACCAAACAAGAAcaacaaaaaaatcaaattagAGAGAAACAAGAACCGCACTTAATCTCTCTCGGAACAACAGCGGCTCGTTTCTTCCCGGAGCTTCTCATTGTTTTTCCGGTCAGTAATGGCCGCTGTTCGGTTCATCCCTTTGTTTTTCATCCTTTTTTCAACCCATTGTTTCTCTCAATCCGATGAAGAAGCTTTAATAAAACTCAAGAAATCATTCATAGGTGGTAATTTGGATAATTGGGTATTGGGTTCGGGTGCTTGTGAGAAGAAATGGGTTGGTGTTATGTGTTCTGGTGATAATGTTACCGGTCTTCATTTAGCCGATATGCAACTTAAGGGTGAAGTCGATATTCAAGCTTTGCTTCAAATTCGTGGGTTAAAAGCTATTAGTTTGATAAACAATTCCTTCACCGGAGATATACCAGATTTGCATAAACTCACTAATTTAAGAGCTATTTATTTGTCTAAGAACAAATTTTCTGGCTCCATCCCCGACAATTATTTTGAAAAAATGGGTTTATTGAAGAAAGTTTggttggatgataatcaatttaGTGGGCGAATCCCTGATTCTTTATGTCGACTCCCTAATTTAATGGAGTTACATTTAGAATTGAATCAATTTTCCGGTCAGATCCCACCGTTGAAATATCCCGCTATGATTCGTGACCTTAATTTATCGAAAAATAATCTCGAAGGTGAAATCCCAGAAGGTTACATGCAATTCAATGCTTCTTCATTTGAAGGGAACCCCGGTCTTTGTGGTAGTATATTGGGGAaagaatgtgaaaatggtgataaCAAATCGGGTCAAAAACAAGAATCCACCTCGGGTTCATCGGAAGGAATACACGGGTCGAGTTCGGGTTCTAACTCAAAGGTACTCGCTATTTCAATCGGAAGTGTTGTTGCCATTGTGTTTCTGGTTATAATCGTCGTTTTAGCAAGGAAACGAAAAAGGGAAGATGAATTTAGTATCCTAAGTAAAGAACCATTGAAAGAAGAGGTTTTACCGGTGAAAGTACCGGAAGCTGAATCGACTACACGGCGGAAACCATCGGAATCGAGCCGTCGGAGTAGGTCTTCAAAGAAAGGGTCGTCGCATGGAGGGAGCTCCGGTGTGACGGATTTGGTTATGGTAAACGAagagaagggtgagtttgggatgCAGGATTTGATGAAAGCTGCGGCGGAAGTGCTCGGTAACGGTGGGTTAGGGTCGGCGTATAAGGCGGTGATGTCGAATGGATTGGCTGTGGTGGTTAAAAGGATGAAAGAAATGAATCGGCTAGGGAAAGAGGCTTTCGACGTTGAGATGCGGCGGTTGGGGAAATTAAGGCACCCTAGTATATTAACACCATTGGCGTACCATTTTAGAAGAGAAGAAAAGCTTATTGTTTCTGAATATATGCCCAAAGGAAGCTTGTTATACGTATTGCATGgtaagtttatttatttatgaatgaGGTcccttaattatgaaaaattacaaattagTCTTCTAACTATTTAAAATTGTCTTTTTTATGGCATATTAGCaactttaaccctcaacatttatacattgtGTTAATTTATtcttgattctaaaaaaattaaccctcaacattAACACATAGTGCAATTTTTgtcatttttgtaatttttcttttctttgtgacCTTTACCTAAAAAGCTAAAACAACAAATTTATCGACTAAACTTAattgaaaatatacaaaaatggGAACACCCAATAATTAAAgataataattttgatattttctcattcttttaaaattaccCTTAGTATAATAAAGAAACATaaaactacaaaaaaaaaaaacaccaaatTAGGCAATGTGTAAATGTCGAGGGTTATTTTTTTAGAACCAAGATTAAATTGACACAATGTATAAATGTTAAGGGTTAATCTTGCTATCATGCCAAATTTAAGAGTTGCCAAGTTATTTTGTCATTAGCAATTTAACGATTGGTGACCAAAAAGAAAACGTTGCGTAGTTAGGtgataattttataacttttcataattgggTCCAAAAAAGAAATTTTCCAATAATTAGATAACTACTAGTGTCATACCCTTTATTTATCATCAAGGTAAATTACCTAGATTCAAATTTGGTCTCAAACTTGAAAATGTCCaaaatattatatcaattaagttTTTCTATCAACCTATTCATTAATTTAAACcttaaatgttaattaaaatttgacatgaaacatatttttaaaatgttagtACTTTTGTATGGACTGCTTGTATCAACATTAAAAAcgacttttttttttaactttattgGTGTTGTATGCTTTCTTTAATAAAAAGATCTAGGCTATCTATATATTTTGCTTACACATATTTTAAATATGCTCAATGTCATATTTGGACCAGCACATAACATTTAAATCGATGATTGAGTTTTGACTAAAGAACCAAACTGAAACATGATTAATACTTTGAAAGATCAATTTATAATCTAGGGAAATATTGGAATTTGAATTCCAAATTACAAAGTTTTGCCTCCTACAATTAAGTTGTGTTAAGCAAACcttaagttttttaaaaaaattggtgaGTTTGGATGGACAGTGAGTTTACATGCAATTAGTATAAAAACAACGTTGGCGACAAAATTAGATGCTGTagtgtgagacaaaaagtaagctaaacatatcgcaccgcccatccaaacccACCCTCAATCTTGACTCGACGTTCTAGGTTTAAACCTTAGTTTTAGCTCTTGATCAAGTTTCATTCTTAAAGTTTGAGTTCGACATAGAAAATGATTCATTCGAACTCGTTGAATTAAGTCTCATCAAGCTTGTTTATCAAGTAAAAATAAGCTTGATTTTTGCACTTAATCTTATACTCAATTATCTTTACTCGAAGATGATTATAtcagtaaaagtatcatggaggcccTTGTATCAAGGGTTAGATTACATTTACCccctttattaaaaaaaaaaaacaaattagtcattgtacgatagatcaaagagcaaattgatcatttttgtttaaaattccatccattgcTATAGTTAAAGATCGACATGGTTGACAAAATAACCAAACAATTTCACATGACGTACCACATGCACCTCATGTTGACGTATAATGActagtttttaacagtagaaattgaTGAATTTTTTAACGAAAGGACCAATTgactctttgatctaacatacaaTGACTAATTTGTCAATTTCTTTTAGTAGAAAGGAGTATAATTCAATCCGACTTTGAAGGTCTCTACAGGGTAAAAGAATCATGGAGGCCCTTGTACTAAGAGTTTGATTGCATTTTATTCCCTCTACTAAATAATGGGTAAATTAGTCATTGTATgctagattaaagagtaaattacctcattcattaaaaatttcatccatttttatcaTTAAAAACTAGTCTATGTACGTTAGCATAAGGCATACATGGTACGCCACATGTAACTATCTATTATTCTGTTAGTTACACTaaattttaacagtaaaaatggataaaaattttaacaaaaataacaGCTTTATTATCCAGAAACTAATTTAtgcaatatttttaataaatgagTCAAATACAACTCGACTCTTGATATAAAAATTTCTTACTGATACTTTTATTTGATTATATCTCGTTTACATCATTACAtctgtttttatttttctaactcgaaaaAAGTATGAATTGGTTCAGGTGATCGAGGGATAATACACGCAAACCTAAACTGGCCAACAAGATTAAAGATCATCAAAGGTATCGCACAAGGACTAGATTTCATCCACACAGAATTCGCAACATACGAGGTTCCACACGGCAACCTTAAATCCAGCAACATCCTTTTAACCGAAAATTACGACCCATTACTCAGTGATTTCGCTTTTCAACCAATGGCAAATCCTAACCTCATCAACCAAGGTTTATTCGCTTACAGATCACCCGAATATGTCCGATCCCAACAAATCTCCGCCAAATCCGATGTTTATTGTCTGGGTATCGTAATCCTTGAAATCATTACCGGAAAATTCCCATCACAATACCTGAATAACGCAAAAGGTGGGATCGACATTGTTCAATGGGTTCAAACATCAATAGCCAATAATCAAGTTGAAGATTTGATTGATCCAGAGATATCAAACGGTTCAAATTCAATTGATCAAATGGTTAAACTTTTACGTATTGGTGCTGGTTGCACTGAAAGTAATCCAGATAAACGGTTAGGGATGAAAGAAGTGATTGGCAAGATAAATGAGGTAAATGTTTAAAAATTGTTTGTTGTCGGTGGTAAAAAGAGGGTTCAATTCTGCTCCTAGTCCTTGTAACTCTTTAGACTTTTGAAttttagtccctctacttttttttttttttgaatttgaggaattttaaaaaaaaaaaccctttggttgttctaaatttaaaattgatACCATTGTTAATTGATTTATGTGAGACATTCTGATGTGAACATATAAATTCAATTGATAACATGTATTCGATTTTAAAAGTATTATCGACTGgatcttaatttttttaattcaaataagtagagggactaaatgtgtgaaattaaaaatagaaataaaagttagaaaagtataAGGACTGGACGCAGAATTAGACCGGGTAAAAGGAAATAGATTGAAGTTGTCGGGGGGAAAAAAGCAACGAAGATCCTTTGTGCATAGAATTTACCTTTTTTATTAATTCTTTGTTATTTAAAAAATCgtacttatttttattaatttttttaaggtTAATTAGGGCAAACTAATATCGAAAATGCGAAAaagattttattaaaataaattattaggaGAATTTGAACCAAAGTAGATTCCTTGTAATATGGTGAATATGGTTGAATGTAAAACCTTTTGGGTTTAATTCCGCATTTGGCCCTTAACGTGACATTTTTTCTGATTTGATATCCTTTATTTTTTTCTCAAGTTGGGTTTAAAAATGTTTGTGCTGAAGAGGACGTATCGACAAAAGATATAGCACCACTTGCactaaaaatttcatcaattttattattattttacatgaaaaccctttaaattcattttaatcacttaatttaacatttttttcaatttggtgCTTGGGTTCTTTTTTGGTTCACATTAGTCCCAAAAACTTGAtaaatcttttcaatttagttcctaaaccctaaaccctaaagttCACCAGCAAACACTTCCATTACTATCAATTAAGATAAAGAAATAaaggtaaaaaataaaaataaagctttATCGGGTTTCAATAAATGAAACGAAATGAGAAAATCTAGTTACGATATAGGaaaattgttaaattcattacaTTACATAATGTAATAATGGTAcactacttttaaaattttattcaacaaACATACTACCTTACCTGTAATACTTGTAATGCTTTATGAGTTTGTTAATTTCATGtaataattacaaaaaaaaaaagctatgAGATTTTAGTTAAAGGGTTCAAATGCTATTATCATTCaagtcaagactaaaattttaaaattcaaaaatatataaattaaaattatgaaattggaaaacaaggactaaattagaaacctAAGTATAATATTTGACTAATAGTATAATTTGGCCTAATGGTTTCAACTGTTACCATTTTTTTTCAACTGTTACCATTTTGGATATTGAGTGAAATGTCAAAATTCATAAGGATTAATATCGACAAAAATAGAATATAAAGACTTTAATTAATAACTTTCGCACAGAACTAATAGCATAATTTTAACTATATCACATTTAAAAAAGTCCTCTGCGAATCGTAATTCGGAACTCAAGGTGAAGAAGATCGACAAACAAATGTATCGAACGGCGGCGAATCGCCTCCTCCGCTTCCATATTCTCAGATCAGTCATTATGGTTTTCCACTACCGCCGACCCTCAAACATTCCCTaataaaatcctccatccatctGATTCTTCCATGTCGTCATCTTCGACGGACAGGGACGATCCGCGTCCTTGAAGAAGGAATCCAAAAACAGATTCCGAGGAGGAGCAAGCTCGTGTGCTGCAAGCTTCCCTACGACACGTCGTACGTACacggtttttatttttttattttttggtattttatgattgttttgaTTTTACAAATTAAAATTCGATTGTTTGTTAACTTAGATGAAGTTCGGATGGAGTGAAGAAGCGATGACAGCCGGTGCAAAGGAAATTGGGGTTTCGCCTTCAATTGTGGGATATTTCCCTCGTAAAGCAGCTGCCCTTGTCCAAGTAATTTACTTCGATTTCGATTATTATCTGTTCAAATTAGGTTGGGCATTACAATTT
Above is a genomic segment from Gossypium arboreum isolate Shixiya-1 chromosome 8, ASM2569848v2, whole genome shotgun sequence containing:
- the LOC108468352 gene encoding pollen receptor-like kinase 3, coding for MAAVRFIPLFFILFSTHCFSQSDEEALIKLKKSFIGGNLDNWVLGSGACEKKWVGVMCSGDNVTGLHLADMQLKGEVDIQALLQIRGLKAISLINNSFTGDIPDLHKLTNLRAIYLSKNKFSGSIPDNYFEKMGLLKKVWLDDNQFSGRIPDSLCRLPNLMELHLELNQFSGQIPPLKYPAMIRDLNLSKNNLEGEIPEGYMQFNASSFEGNPGLCGSILGKECENGDNKSGQKQESTSGSSEGIHGSSSGSNSKVLAISIGSVVAIVFLVIIVVLARKRKREDEFSILSKEPLKEEVLPVKVPEAESTTRRKPSESSRRSRSSKKGSSHGGSSGVTDLVMVNEEKGEFGMQDLMKAAAEVLGNGGLGSAYKAVMSNGLAVVVKRMKEMNRLGKEAFDVEMRRLGKLRHPSILTPLAYHFRREEKLIVSEYMPKGSLLYVLHGDRGIIHANLNWPTRLKIIKGIAQGLDFIHTEFATYEVPHGNLKSSNILLTENYDPLLSDFAFQPMANPNLINQGLFAYRSPEYVRSQQISAKSDVYCLGIVILEIITGKFPSQYLNNAKGGIDIVQWVQTSIANNQVEDLIDPEISNGSNSIDQMVKLLRIGAGCTESNPDKRLGMKEVIGKINEVNV